The Spirosoma radiotolerans genome has a window encoding:
- a CDS encoding glycosyltransferase family protein, translating into MNAPVILFAYKRPHELKATIQALEANYLASESDLYIFADAPKRPADAPKVAEVRHLLDAISGFKTIHRDYAETNIGCANSVIRGISQVLANHPTAIIVEDDLVTSPNFLDFMNQGLRQYAQNKRVYSVAGYTFPFQKPANHESDAYFIPRHSPWGWATWADRWQSIDWDMADYPAFTQDKAEQRLFMQGGSDLLGMLRDQMEGRADAWDIRFCFNRFKNNGLTVYPTISKVENIGFGEEATHTNIYNRYKTQLDDGTQRVFTLPRIVQSTEYYQQQTLRRYSVPIRIFNRLKTLAGMR; encoded by the coding sequence ATGAATGCACCGGTAATTCTATTTGCCTACAAGCGTCCCCATGAATTAAAGGCAACCATCCAAGCTCTTGAAGCCAATTATTTAGCTTCGGAAAGTGATCTGTACATTTTTGCCGATGCGCCAAAGCGCCCGGCGGATGCCCCCAAAGTAGCAGAGGTTCGTCACCTGCTGGATGCCATTTCAGGCTTTAAAACCATCCATCGGGACTACGCGGAGACTAACATCGGCTGTGCTAATTCGGTTATCCGAGGTATCTCTCAGGTGCTGGCCAACCACCCCACGGCTATCATTGTCGAGGATGATTTGGTAACGTCGCCTAATTTTCTGGACTTCATGAATCAGGGCTTACGTCAGTATGCCCAGAACAAGCGGGTTTATTCCGTCGCGGGGTACACATTTCCATTTCAGAAACCAGCAAATCATGAATCGGATGCTTACTTTATTCCCCGGCATAGTCCCTGGGGATGGGCTACCTGGGCCGACCGCTGGCAGTCGATCGATTGGGATATGGCCGACTACCCGGCTTTTACGCAAGACAAAGCCGAACAGCGATTGTTCATGCAGGGTGGCTCCGACCTACTGGGTATGCTCCGCGATCAGATGGAAGGGCGGGCCGATGCGTGGGATATCCGCTTCTGCTTTAACCGCTTCAAAAACAACGGCTTAACCGTTTATCCAACTATTTCGAAAGTTGAAAATATCGGTTTTGGCGAAGAGGCTACCCACACCAATATTTACAACCGCTACAAAACCCAGTTGGATGATGGGACGCAACGAGTCTTTACGCTTCCCAGAATCGTTCAGTCTACGGAGTACTACCAGCAACAGACGCTTCGCCGATACAGCGTTCCAATTCGGATTTTTAACCGACTAAAAACGCTTGCTGGCATGCGTTAA
- a CDS encoding LytR/AlgR family response regulator transcription factor encodes MKTIQLVGHSPAVLVQSITWLEGDANYTRVHFQDGSIKLITQSLHWFEKNLDFVRVHRSAIINPSYVQEFSQKKGRSGWIRLADNTRIPVSRDRLEYTATQLSLTNEHQSPSEEV; translated from the coding sequence ATGAAAACTATTCAACTAGTCGGCCACTCGCCGGCGGTTTTGGTTCAATCCATTACGTGGCTGGAAGGAGATGCTAACTATACTCGAGTTCATTTTCAGGACGGTTCCATTAAATTAATTACCCAATCGCTTCATTGGTTTGAAAAAAATCTGGACTTTGTTCGGGTTCATCGCTCGGCCATCATCAATCCTTCTTACGTTCAGGAGTTCAGTCAAAAAAAAGGCCGGTCCGGCTGGATACGATTAGCCGATAACACGCGCATCCCTGTTTCGCGAGACCGTCTGGAGTATACGGCTACCCAGCTTTCGCTAACAAACGAACATCAATCGCCTTCTGAAGAGGTGTAA
- a CDS encoding right-handed parallel beta-helix repeat-containing protein, which produces MFNLVRWGGVVAVTTPLLLMGCDRSDVQPDSTAALKRAESSSLKRMSIEQLRGLRNAATPDSIYLSDEDKMGVFALDVNDKQSKDNTGLTLVTANGLRYKRVYAGAANAAWFNVTTSDPDIGPELQNAVNSTDLVVIPDGEYTQLTKVVLRSNVTIRANPGKVTLKLTGNEYISFQNYWQEQNLQNVTIDGINWLVASTARVEGSYGPITIDGPSVKNLTVQNCRSVHTSPTANVNWFFLKVQPGKVTDNIVITNNYATGARMGAEFISQRQPVPYLGKDINVTNNRFENCGFGISVAGSFDGVDVSSNYLKDCPTYGIEFAGWLHNARLGNNRFEGRFISLFAGNWENDGDGTISSPGMHVYDNATVGTCTGKWQVRNGYNMFMENNFLTMTGLLDLSGATNNAQFVNNRIVSITENKVIQINDVSNLTFAGNYISNENVNNSWLTIIVNGRTATNNVFYNNIIVKSSGSLIGAGNGATYRFYNNFDRNGALLTL; this is translated from the coding sequence ATGTTCAATTTAGTACGTTGGGGTGGTGTAGTAGCCGTAACTACACCCCTCTTGCTGATGGGCTGTGATCGCTCGGATGTTCAACCAGATTCCACAGCTGCCCTGAAGAGGGCGGAATCATCTTCTCTCAAAAGAATGTCGATAGAGCAGTTAAGGGGCCTTAGAAATGCGGCCACCCCAGACAGCATCTACTTGTCGGATGAAGACAAAATGGGCGTTTTCGCTTTGGACGTCAATGATAAACAAAGCAAGGACAACACAGGGCTCACCTTAGTTACGGCCAATGGGCTTCGCTACAAACGTGTGTATGCCGGAGCCGCCAATGCCGCCTGGTTCAACGTAACCACTTCCGATCCAGACATCGGTCCAGAGCTTCAGAATGCAGTTAATTCGACTGATCTGGTCGTTATTCCAGATGGCGAATACACTCAGCTCACGAAAGTAGTCCTCAGAAGCAATGTAACGATAAGGGCCAATCCGGGTAAAGTGACGCTGAAATTGACGGGAAATGAATACATTTCTTTTCAGAACTACTGGCAGGAGCAAAACCTGCAGAATGTAACAATCGATGGGATAAACTGGCTCGTTGCATCAACAGCCCGTGTAGAAGGCTCGTACGGACCCATCACCATCGATGGCCCTTCGGTTAAAAACCTGACCGTTCAGAACTGCCGCAGCGTTCATACTTCGCCAACGGCTAATGTGAACTGGTTTTTCCTGAAAGTACAGCCGGGAAAAGTAACCGACAATATCGTCATAACCAATAACTATGCGACGGGTGCGCGCATGGGTGCCGAGTTTATCAGCCAGCGTCAGCCCGTTCCCTATCTTGGCAAGGACATCAACGTGACAAACAACCGATTCGAAAATTGTGGCTTTGGCATATCTGTCGCTGGCTCGTTCGACGGTGTCGATGTCAGCAGTAATTACCTGAAAGACTGCCCGACTTATGGTATTGAGTTTGCCGGTTGGCTACACAACGCCCGCTTGGGGAACAATCGGTTTGAGGGACGGTTTATTTCGCTTTTTGCCGGGAACTGGGAAAACGATGGCGATGGAACCATCAGCAGCCCTGGCATGCACGTCTATGACAACGCAACTGTAGGTACGTGCACAGGAAAATGGCAGGTCCGCAATGGCTACAATATGTTCATGGAGAACAACTTCCTGACCATGACTGGTCTGCTGGATCTATCAGGGGCAACGAACAACGCCCAGTTTGTTAATAACAGGATTGTCAGTATCACTGAAAATAAGGTTATCCAGATCAATGATGTGAGCAACCTGACATTTGCCGGGAATTACATTAGCAATGAAAATGTAAATAACAGCTGGCTGACAATTATTGTGAACGGCAGAACAGCGACGAATAATGTTTTTTATAACAACATTATTGTGAAAAGCTCCGGGAGCCTGATTGGCGCCGGAAACGGAGCAACCTACAGATTCTACAATAACTTTGATAGAAATGGAGCCTTGTTAACGCTGTAG
- a CDS encoding pentapeptide repeat-containing protein: MDFHQQLFDQNSSLVDQWTRHEFEQCTFKNLDLSKAILANTSFTNCRFETCNLEMAVIEGTKLDDVIFSNCILRSLNFGQCSSFGFHVDFQECRLDYTSFLSRNLKKTRFVDCSLKEARFMSCDLSGALFKNCDLELTLFASNTLTQVDFSTSYNLTLDPDGNKLKKTKFSLHSLPGLLTKYDIVIG, translated from the coding sequence ATGGATTTTCATCAGCAACTTTTTGATCAGAACTCAAGCCTTGTAGATCAATGGACCCGTCACGAGTTTGAACAGTGTACGTTCAAAAACCTTGATTTATCAAAAGCGATACTGGCTAATACCAGCTTTACGAACTGCCGTTTTGAAACGTGTAATCTGGAAATGGCCGTGATCGAGGGGACTAAACTAGACGATGTCATATTCAGCAACTGCATCTTAAGATCGCTCAATTTTGGGCAGTGCAGCAGCTTCGGCTTTCATGTCGATTTTCAGGAGTGCCGCCTGGACTATACCAGTTTTTTGAGTCGTAACCTTAAGAAAACCCGCTTTGTGGATTGTTCGCTGAAAGAGGCCCGCTTTATGAGTTGCGACCTGAGCGGAGCATTATTTAAAAACTGCGACCTTGAACTGACTTTGTTTGCCAGTAATACCCTGACTCAGGTAGATTTCTCTACCTCCTATAACCTTACGCTGGACCCCGATGGGAATAAACTAAAGAAGACGAAATTCTCGCTTCATAGCTTGCCGGGTTTGTTGACTAAATACGATATCGTGATCGGGTAG
- a CDS encoding DNA-3-methyladenine glycosylase, with amino-acid sequence MPKLPLDFYQNHDTLTLAQLLLGCELVHESADEGTTAGIIVETEAYLIDDPACHAYRRQTPRNSAMFGPAGTLYVYQIYNHYNCINIVAGPEGVGEAVLIRALEPTEGLELMGIRRNEAFKTGFARYRNNTIDPTTADGERNLANGPGKLTIALGISRSEHNFSSLTTGAISIRGPVLHDFDMVTTTRIGLTHGADLPYRFYVKGNSYISKK; translated from the coding sequence ATGCCTAAACTTCCTCTTGATTTCTACCAGAACCACGATACGCTAACGCTTGCTCAGCTTTTACTCGGTTGCGAACTGGTGCATGAATCTGCCGACGAAGGCACCACGGCGGGAATTATCGTCGAAACGGAGGCTTACCTGATCGATGATCCGGCCTGCCATGCGTACCGTCGGCAAACGCCCCGCAATTCGGCTATGTTTGGTCCGGCGGGAACGCTTTATGTCTACCAAATCTACAATCACTACAACTGCATCAATATCGTAGCGGGGCCGGAGGGCGTGGGCGAAGCCGTCCTGATCCGCGCTCTCGAACCAACGGAAGGGCTTGAGTTGATGGGTATCCGACGCAACGAAGCCTTCAAAACGGGCTTTGCCCGATATCGTAACAACACCATCGACCCAACAACCGCCGATGGAGAACGTAATCTGGCCAACGGGCCGGGTAAACTCACCATTGCGCTGGGCATTAGCCGAAGCGAGCATAACTTCTCATCGCTAACTACCGGAGCCATTTCAATTCGTGGCCCCGTTCTGCATGATTTCGATATGGTTACAACCACCCGCATTGGCCTGACGCATGGCGCCGATTTGCCCTATCGCTTTTACGTGAAAGGCAATTCCTACATCAGTAAGAAATAG
- a CDS encoding YicC/YloC family endoribonuclease produces the protein MLKSMTGFGNATVEAGGLSVTAEVKTLNSKFLDIYCRMPRQFSDKEIELRALLTQQLERGKVELSLNLTRVNAVRPGVTINRPLVLAYVSDLKETANTMLMSIPDSDVLQLALQQPNAYLTESNDTTADSSDWETVLAAVKEAIQRCDGFRKQDGAVLESKFQEYIQIITDRLADIEEHDVRRIPAVRDRMRNSVRELLDSESFDQNRFEQELVYYVEKFDISEEKVRLNNHLNYFLEVLATEEANGKKLNFISQEIGREINTIGSKANDSSIQRFVVQMKDELEKIKEQTMNVI, from the coding sequence ATGCTTAAATCAATGACCGGCTTCGGCAACGCAACGGTGGAAGCTGGTGGCCTGTCGGTGACAGCGGAAGTAAAAACGCTGAACTCTAAATTTCTGGATATTTATTGCCGGATGCCCCGCCAGTTTTCCGACAAGGAAATTGAACTTCGGGCTTTACTGACGCAGCAATTAGAACGAGGTAAAGTTGAGCTCTCGCTCAACCTGACTCGCGTCAATGCCGTTCGGCCCGGCGTTACCATCAACCGGCCGCTGGTGTTGGCCTATGTTTCGGACCTTAAAGAAACCGCCAATACAATGCTGATGAGCATTCCAGACAGCGATGTCCTGCAACTGGCCCTGCAGCAACCCAATGCCTATCTTACGGAATCGAACGATACGACAGCTGACTCTTCCGACTGGGAAACGGTACTGGCAGCCGTGAAAGAAGCAATCCAACGGTGCGATGGCTTTCGTAAGCAGGACGGGGCAGTTCTGGAAAGTAAATTTCAGGAATACATCCAGATCATTACCGATCGGCTGGCCGATATCGAAGAACATGACGTTCGGCGGATTCCGGCGGTACGCGACCGGATGCGGAATTCGGTGCGGGAATTGCTCGACAGTGAATCCTTCGATCAAAACCGCTTCGAACAGGAATTGGTCTATTATGTTGAGAAGTTCGACATTTCGGAAGAGAAAGTCCGGTTGAATAATCACCTGAACTACTTTCTGGAAGTACTGGCCACGGAAGAAGCCAACGGCAAAAAACTTAACTTCATTTCGCAGGAAATTGGCCGGGAGATCAACACGATCGGTTCCAAAGCCAATGACTCCTCCATTCAGCGGTTTGTGGTACAAATGAAAGATGAACTGGAGAAAATTAAGGAACAGACCATGAATGTGATCTAG
- the pdxA gene encoding 4-hydroxythreonine-4-phosphate dehydrogenase PdxA gives MEQRQSEESNPHRMNVSDESTPDQRPGNKQLGETGPTTPQQAGSQPVDDRQETPQRENRNGGLRNNEQRNNGSRPERNRDGGPRDGGPRDGGPRDGGPRDGQQRNGAQNQRDNRNGEPRNGEPRNGEPRNQNNRQNRDERPAASGATPVVNPAPTDRPERGQRPNNQRPKQQREGQPTNNPRPVENRQRDDAQLSRNRPVTDNRPNQRDTDLTGAEPHENTDQSGQTTESAGRDDRLVIGISLGDFNGIGPEVILKALQYNRLQKICTPVIYGSMRILNRYRNLLNLKDWNLNGAQTIGQISHKLTNVITCWPDQNQEIQPGQVTPEAGQAALACLQRAVDDLKAGKLDALVTAPINKNNIQSEEFKFPGHTEYLAEEFGVTDNLMFLVSQTLRVGVVTGHVPLGRVRQNVTRERIAQKLTLMMQSLKQDFGIEKPKIAVLGLNPHAGEEGLLGTEENEIIKPLITEWRNKGQLVFGPYPADGFFGTRAYSKFDAVLAMYHDQGLIPFKAIAFEEGVNFTAGMPAVRTSPDHGTAYDIAGKDLADETSMLQAIYTAIDVARNRKEFLELEAGALK, from the coding sequence ATGGAACAACGCCAATCCGAAGAATCGAACCCACACCGTATGAATGTGTCTGACGAATCCACGCCAGACCAACGGCCAGGTAATAAACAATTGGGTGAGACTGGACCAACAACTCCGCAGCAGGCGGGTAGTCAACCTGTAGACGACCGACAGGAAACGCCACAACGCGAAAACCGCAATGGCGGACTACGGAATAACGAGCAACGGAATAACGGATCACGCCCTGAACGAAACCGCGATGGCGGACCACGCGATGGCGGACCACGCGATGGCGGACCACGCGATGGCGGACCACGCGATGGCCAACAACGTAACGGCGCTCAGAACCAACGTGATAATCGCAATGGCGAACCACGCAATGGCGAACCACGCAATGGCGAACCACGCAATCAGAATAACCGGCAGAATCGCGACGAACGGCCGGCTGCTTCGGGAGCAACGCCAGTCGTTAACCCTGCGCCGACCGACCGACCGGAGCGGGGCCAACGACCGAATAATCAACGACCGAAACAGCAGCGTGAAGGACAACCTACGAACAATCCTCGACCAGTTGAGAACCGGCAACGCGATGATGCTCAACTTAGTCGGAACCGCCCGGTAACCGACAACCGACCTAATCAGCGTGATACAGATTTGACGGGTGCGGAACCGCATGAAAATACGGATCAATCGGGACAGACTACTGAAAGTGCGGGGCGCGACGACCGGTTAGTGATTGGCATTTCGCTCGGCGACTTCAATGGCATAGGCCCCGAAGTAATTCTGAAAGCGTTGCAATACAACCGTTTACAGAAAATCTGTACGCCCGTCATTTACGGCTCCATGCGGATTTTGAACCGATACCGCAATCTGCTGAACCTGAAAGACTGGAACCTGAACGGTGCCCAGACAATAGGCCAGATCAGTCATAAGCTCACTAATGTTATTACCTGCTGGCCCGATCAAAACCAGGAGATTCAGCCCGGTCAGGTAACTCCCGAAGCGGGGCAAGCGGCCCTGGCGTGTTTGCAGCGTGCCGTCGATGACCTTAAAGCGGGCAAATTGGATGCGCTGGTGACAGCCCCCATCAACAAAAATAACATCCAGTCGGAGGAGTTTAAGTTTCCGGGGCATACCGAATACCTGGCCGAAGAGTTTGGCGTAACGGACAACCTGATGTTTTTGGTGAGCCAGACCCTGCGCGTGGGCGTTGTAACGGGTCATGTTCCCCTGGGCCGTGTCCGTCAGAATGTCACCCGCGAACGGATTGCGCAAAAGCTCACCCTGATGATGCAATCACTGAAGCAGGACTTTGGCATCGAAAAACCGAAAATTGCCGTATTGGGTCTAAATCCCCACGCAGGTGAAGAAGGATTGCTGGGTACGGAAGAAAATGAGATCATAAAACCGCTCATTACCGAGTGGCGCAACAAAGGCCAGTTGGTGTTTGGCCCCTACCCCGCCGATGGTTTCTTCGGGACACGCGCTTACTCAAAGTTCGACGCCGTCCTGGCTATGTATCACGACCAGGGTTTGATTCCATTTAAAGCGATTGCGTTTGAAGAGGGCGTCAACTTTACGGCAGGCATGCCCGCCGTTCGTACATCGCCCGATCATGGTACGGCCTATGACATCGCGGGAAAAGATCTGGCAGACGAAACCTCTATGTTACAGGCAATTTATACCGCCATCGACGTGGCCCGTAATCGGAAAGAATTTCTGGAACTGGAAGCAGGTGCCCTGAAATAG
- a CDS encoding 2-hydroxyacid dehydrogenase, which translates to MSQNQLSILIADEMHPSLFAMLDQAGFRYDYQPKITRAELLTTLAPYEGLIIRSKTTVDEDVLAQAPNLQFIGRAGAGLDLIDLAAVERRGIRVFHAGEGNRDAVAEHMVGMLLGLLANILKADREVRQGIWDREGNRGYELGSLTVGLIGYGNNGRATARRLSGFGCRVLAYDKFLTNYGDAFAEEATLAQICVEADVLSLHIPLTDDTRMLINDTFIDQFGKSFYLINIARGEIVSLSAVVRGLENGKIRGACLDVLENEKLAKLTPEQQRSFDYLRQSDRVVLTPHIAGWTHESYVRINEVLVRQMRK; encoded by the coding sequence ATGTCCCAGAATCAACTGTCTATTCTCATTGCCGACGAAATGCACCCGTCGCTTTTTGCCATGCTCGATCAGGCTGGCTTTCGGTATGATTACCAGCCCAAAATCACGCGGGCTGAGCTATTAACCACACTAGCGCCCTACGAAGGGCTTATTATTCGAAGCAAAACCACAGTCGATGAAGACGTGCTGGCCCAAGCACCCAACCTCCAGTTTATTGGCCGGGCAGGGGCCGGGCTGGATTTAATTGACCTGGCGGCCGTTGAGCGCCGGGGAATTCGGGTTTTTCACGCGGGCGAAGGAAACCGCGACGCTGTTGCCGAACATATGGTCGGTATGTTACTGGGTTTACTGGCGAATATTCTAAAGGCTGATCGGGAAGTACGTCAGGGAATCTGGGATCGGGAAGGAAATCGGGGTTATGAACTGGGGAGCCTGACCGTAGGGCTGATCGGTTATGGTAACAACGGCCGCGCAACAGCGCGTCGGTTGAGTGGTTTCGGCTGCCGGGTGTTAGCCTATGATAAATTCCTGACCAACTATGGAGACGCTTTTGCCGAGGAAGCTACCCTGGCGCAAATCTGTGTCGAAGCTGACGTGTTAAGCCTGCACATTCCATTAACTGACGATACCCGAATGCTGATCAACGACACATTTATCGATCAGTTTGGGAAATCGTTCTACCTGATCAATATTGCCCGTGGCGAAATTGTCTCCCTGTCGGCGGTAGTACGTGGGTTGGAGAACGGTAAAATTCGGGGGGCTTGCCTGGACGTGCTGGAGAACGAAAAACTAGCCAAACTTACGCCCGAACAGCAACGCTCGTTTGATTATCTTCGGCAGTCAGACCGAGTTGTTCTAACTCCTCATATTGCTGGCTGGACGCACGAAAGCTACGTCCGAATCAACGAAGTGTTAGTCAGGCAGATGCGCAAGTAG
- a CDS encoding IPT/TIG domain-containing protein: MKSLGLLFFLLSTLIGVTSCRVQHSPPELIKLSASKAYVDQSLTLTGYQFGSEPTVMFGVGAGALSAPMGSHDETTIQVTVPRVAPGNTQVRVQTQEGTSDPLPFTVLQPAPIITTITPANGLQGQSITVTGDYLNQLQRVRFNDIDAVVQDSSAKKITFLIPATVPRGPQALAIATIGGEVVNRFIVAGTPQITSVSPVNTKPGAELVIQGKNFTDGIVSINGLTTDKTLTTIKDTEIRTIIPATATSGRVTVQVFETLVATSTDTVKIFQPPFITHLLAQDGIAGDKLVIEGRNMSQITSVSIGNAPATFRILSDTQIEAVVPALPASAQVSVSASGIGGNTTATDPFFFYLGPSNLVLNPARQLRGKTLTISGKNLYRITAVSISGIPVPITSRNEGIDLLVGVPTTAVSGSVTVTSRAGTASAPLVIVQKAIVSDVIPLTARPGERVVLRGDYLKDAQIFFTGSAAAAVDGGKNEDTERWVTVPADAQTGPLRVTNLTNETTTTAAFTVLRLISGVDFTPKSGKVGDDIILTGQNIATVQEIRFGNGASTAAKFAIEGATIRVTIPTGATTGQICLTNAAGTTCTSASFTVTK; the protein is encoded by the coding sequence ATGAAATCATTAGGATTACTTTTCTTTTTACTTAGTACGCTGATTGGTGTAACCAGTTGCCGCGTTCAGCACAGCCCGCCAGAACTAATCAAATTATCGGCATCCAAGGCTTATGTCGACCAGAGCCTGACCCTGACGGGCTACCAGTTTGGTAGTGAGCCAACGGTTATGTTTGGTGTAGGAGCCGGTGCTCTGTCGGCCCCTATGGGTAGTCATGACGAAACAACAATTCAGGTAACGGTCCCTCGTGTGGCACCCGGCAACACGCAGGTTAGGGTCCAGACGCAGGAGGGCACTTCTGATCCACTGCCCTTTACCGTTCTGCAACCCGCTCCAATTATAACGACGATTACGCCAGCCAATGGCCTTCAAGGACAGTCAATTACCGTAACCGGCGATTACCTCAATCAGCTCCAGCGGGTCCGCTTCAATGACATTGATGCCGTAGTGCAGGACAGCTCTGCTAAAAAAATTACCTTTCTTATACCCGCTACCGTACCCCGCGGTCCTCAGGCGCTGGCTATCGCAACCATCGGGGGCGAAGTTGTCAATCGATTTATTGTAGCCGGAACGCCCCAAATCACGAGCGTAAGTCCGGTGAACACAAAACCCGGTGCCGAACTGGTCATTCAGGGAAAAAATTTCACCGATGGTATTGTGAGCATCAATGGTCTGACGACTGATAAAACCTTAACAACGATCAAGGATACCGAAATTCGCACCATCATTCCAGCTACGGCAACATCGGGGCGGGTAACGGTGCAGGTTTTTGAAACATTAGTCGCCACCAGCACGGATACGGTAAAGATCTTCCAGCCACCATTCATTACTCACCTGCTTGCTCAGGATGGCATTGCCGGCGACAAGCTGGTCATAGAAGGTCGTAATATGAGCCAGATAACGTCGGTATCGATCGGGAACGCACCCGCTACATTCCGTATCCTCAGCGACACGCAGATAGAGGCCGTTGTACCGGCCTTACCCGCGTCGGCCCAAGTGTCGGTATCGGCAAGTGGGATTGGCGGAAATACAACGGCCACCGATCCGTTCTTTTTTTACCTGGGGCCATCCAACCTTGTCCTAAACCCAGCGCGGCAGCTTCGGGGAAAAACGCTTACGATTTCAGGCAAAAATCTTTACCGCATCACCGCCGTCAGCATCAGTGGAATTCCAGTGCCCATAACCAGCCGAAACGAAGGTATTGACCTACTGGTTGGCGTCCCAACAACAGCGGTTAGTGGTTCTGTTACGGTTACCAGCCGCGCGGGCACAGCATCGGCTCCCCTGGTTATTGTTCAGAAAGCGATTGTTTCGGATGTTATCCCGCTGACCGCCCGGCCTGGCGAACGGGTGGTTTTACGGGGCGACTATCTGAAGGACGCCCAGATTTTCTTCACTGGTTCCGCTGCGGCTGCAGTCGATGGTGGTAAAAATGAAGATACCGAACGCTGGGTAACCGTTCCTGCCGATGCCCAAACGGGACCGTTGCGCGTGACCAACCTCACCAATGAGACGACCACTACCGCTGCCTTTACCGTACTTCGGCTGATTTCCGGTGTAGATTTTACGCCAAAATCCGGAAAGGTTGGCGACGATATTATTTTAACGGGTCAGAATATAGCCACCGTTCAGGAGATTCGGTTTGGCAACGGTGCATCAACCGCAGCCAAATTTGCTATTGAAGGCGCAACCATTCGGGTTACAATTCCAACCGGCGCAACAACGGGCCAAATCTGCCTGACAAACGCAGCAGGCACCACCTGTACCAGTGCTAGTTTCACCGTTACCAAGTAG